The genomic region AGGGAGTGTGTGAACCCATGGAGTTCGCCCGATGGGATACCTGCCGGTGAGCCTTCGCCCAGGCGGAGATCCGCTGCGGCGACAGGGGTAGCCAGGCCCCCTTCGCCCACACATTTCCTATGCAATCAGTAGGGAAGTATTGACGCGTGCCCGCCACGCACTTCACGATGTGGTCATGTCCCCGTCGCAGCCGTTGCTCGTACGCCGCAGGCACGTTGACTTCCGTCTCGTCGCCAGCGCCATCTGCCGACCCGTTTAGGGCTGCTTTCGACAGGGCATTTGCTCGAAGCGCGCCGGTGTTCCGGCTGCCGCTTCTCGCTGTGCTCCGCGCCTTTCGTGACCCCGGCCCTTTGGGTCGTACGGATCCGCCCGGCGTGCGACGCGACGGCTCTCCCGGTCGACTCCGTCGCGGAGACCCCACGCCCTGTCGTGCCCGAACACCCGGCATCCGTACCTCGATCCGCGCAGCCGAAGGGGCTCATCGTGACCACCGCAATTCCCGCACCCGCCGTCCGCCGTTACCCGGCCCCGCGCCTCCAGCTGGTCGGCGACCGTCCGCCCGCCGTCTTCGCCGACGGTACCTATGGCGGCCGTGTCGGATACCTCGTGTTCCTGCCGGCGGACGTCGACCCGGTGGCGCTGATGAAAGCGCACGGTATACGCCCGGAGATCCGCTCCCTGGAGCCCGGGACGCTTCCGGTTCCCGAGCCGGAACCGGCCCCGTACCCCGACCCCGTCGAGCACGACGCCATCCGGGTCGACCGCGCACGTCGGCTGGTCGAGGTCGACGGACGCGAACTGGAGCTCACCTACCTGGAGTTCGACCTCCTGGCCCACCTCGTGTCCCATCCGTACACGGTCCACACGCGTGATGCCCTCATCTCGGGCATCTGGGGTTACGGGCACATCGGTGACGGCCGTACGGTCGATGTCCACATAGCCCGGCTGCGCCGCAAGCTCGGCCCCGCCTACCGGGACCGCATCTCCACCGTGCGCCGCGTCGGCTACAAGTACGCCCCCGACCACCAGTAGCCCCACGCCGGTCAGGCGGAACTTCTGTCGCCACCGCCGCCGGTTTCTCAGGCGCTCGCGATGACCAGCAGAGTTCGGGCGGCGGCGGGGCCCGCCAGGCGGCAGCGGTGCGGGACTTCGCCCCGGTGGTGGGCGCTCTGTCCGGCGCGCAGGGTCAGCGGTTCCTCGCCCTCGACTTCGAGGATGATCTCGCCCTCCAGTACGTAGAGGAAGTCCTCGCCGGGGTGCTCGAACCAGCCGCGCTCGCCCTGGCCGGGCTCGAAGTGGTGCTCGTAGGCCTCCATCAGCGCGCTGCGCCCGCCGGGGATGAGGACCTGGGCGATCTGCCCGGCCGCCTCGCTGACGCGGATCACCTGCGGGTCGCTCTCGTGGCTGACCGCACCCCGTCGGGCGGGCGGTCGCAGGAAGGTTCCCGGGGTGACGTCCAGCGCCTCCGCGATCCGGTAGATCGAGCTGAGGCTGGGCGTGGCGAGGCCGCGTTCGAG from Streptomyces sp. NBC_00190 harbors:
- a CDS encoding winged helix-turn-helix domain-containing protein — encoded protein: MTTAIPAPAVRRYPAPRLQLVGDRPPAVFADGTYGGRVGYLVFLPADVDPVALMKAHGIRPEIRSLEPGTLPVPEPEPAPYPDPVEHDAIRVDRARRLVEVDGRELELTYLEFDLLAHLVSHPYTVHTRDALISGIWGYGHIGDGRTVDVHIARLRRKLGPAYRDRISTVRRVGYKYAPDHQ
- a CDS encoding helix-turn-helix domain-containing protein → MSRPEPTPEAIEVGRVIRSCRKQRGVSMAVLATRSGLSQPFLSQLERGLATPSLSSIYRIAEALDVTPGTFLRPPARRGAVSHESDPQVIRVSEAAGQIAQVLIPGGRSALMEAYEHHFEPGQGERGWFEHPGEDFLYVLEGEIILEVEGEEPLTLRAGQSAHHRGEVPHRCRLAGPAAARTLLVIASA